The Drosophila innubila isolate TH190305 chromosome 3R unlocalized genomic scaffold, UK_Dinn_1.0 2_E_3R, whole genome shotgun sequence genome has a segment encoding these proteins:
- the LOC117790494 gene encoding serine/threonine-protein kinase Aurora-2 isoform X2, protein MSHKPSNVLRAKENAMAKPGTGTSAALSAIAMQKKQLLTKMHTQPTKENVALAPSSSSSSKTAAQLTTSKAMPGEQQVPTATTSVPSTKCEKPGSTSVPKSNSTDKEKSATSTTKPKKTWALSNFDIGRQLGRGKFGNVYLAREKESQFVVALKVLFKRQIGETNVEHQVRREIEIQSHLRHPHILRLYAYFHDDARIYLILEYAPQGTLFSALQAQPLKRFDDRQSATYIKSLCSALLYLHERDIIHRDIKPENLLLGHKGVLKIADFGWSVHEPNSMRMTLCGTVDYLPPEMVLNKPHTKNVDLWSLGVLCFELLVGHAPFFSKNYEETYKKILKVDYKLPEHVSKAAAHLISKLLVLNPQHRLPLDQVILHPWIVAHTQ, encoded by the exons ATGTCACACAAGCCAAGCAATGTGCTGCGTGCTAAAGAAAATGCAATGGCCAAGCCAGGCACCGGAACTTCAGCTGCACTCTCTGCAATTGCGATGCAGAAAAAACAATTGCTAACCAAAATG CATACACAGCCAACAAAAGAGAATGTCGCGCTTGCGcctagcagcagcagcagcagcaaaactgCCGCACAATTAACAACCTCAAAGGCAATGCCAGGAGAACAGCAAGTGCCAACAGCGACCACATCAGTGCCTTCTACCAAGTGTGAAAAACCAGGATCGACTTCAGTCCCAAAGAGCAATAGCACTGATAAAGAAAAGAGTG caacatcaacaacaaagccTAAGAAGACATGGGCCTTGAGCAATTTTGATATTGGTCGCCAGCTGGGCCGTGGTAAATTTGGTAACGTGTACTTGGCGCGCGAAAAGGAATCCCAATTTGTTGTGGCACTTAAAGTACTGTTCAAGCGTCAAATTGGCGAAACAAATGTGGAGCATCAGGTGCGACGCGAGATCGAGATTCAATCCCATCTAAGACATCCACACATCTTGCGTTTATACGCCTACTTTCATGACGATGCGCGCATTTATTTGATTCTGGAGTATGCGCCACAAGGAACTCTCTTTAGTGCCCTGCAGGCTCAGCCGTTGAAACGTTTCGATGATCGCCAGTCCGCCACCTATATCAAGTCCCTTTGCTCAGCTCTACTCTATTTGCATGAACGGGATATTATACATAGAGATATCAAACCGGAGAATCTGCTATTGGGACACAAGGGTGTTCTTAAAATTGCCGATTTCGGCTGGTCTGTACATGAACCGAACTCGATGCGCATGACACTTTGTGGCACAGTTGATTATCTACCGCCCGAAATGGTGCTAAACAAGCCACATACTAAGAATGTTGACCTATGGAGCTTGGGAGTCCTGTGCTTTGAACTCTTGGTGGGTCATGCGCCGTTCTTTTCGAAAAACTATGAGGAGACATACAAAAAGATACTGAAAGTTGACTACAAGCTGCCGGAACACGTTTCGAAGGCTGCGGCCCATTTGATATCCAAGCTGTTGGTGTTAAATCCTCAGCATCGACTGCCACTGGATCAGGTTATATTACATCCATGGATTGTGGCGCACACACAGTGA
- the LOC117790494 gene encoding serine/threonine-protein kinase Aurora-2 isoform X1 translates to MSHKPSNVLRAKENAMAKPGTGTSAALSAIAMQKKQLLTKMHTQPTKENVALAPSSSSSSKTAAQLTTSKAMPGEQQVPTATTSVPSTKCEKPGSTSVPKSNSTDKEKSETATSTTKPKKTWALSNFDIGRQLGRGKFGNVYLAREKESQFVVALKVLFKRQIGETNVEHQVRREIEIQSHLRHPHILRLYAYFHDDARIYLILEYAPQGTLFSALQAQPLKRFDDRQSATYIKSLCSALLYLHERDIIHRDIKPENLLLGHKGVLKIADFGWSVHEPNSMRMTLCGTVDYLPPEMVLNKPHTKNVDLWSLGVLCFELLVGHAPFFSKNYEETYKKILKVDYKLPEHVSKAAAHLISKLLVLNPQHRLPLDQVILHPWIVAHTQ, encoded by the exons ATGTCACACAAGCCAAGCAATGTGCTGCGTGCTAAAGAAAATGCAATGGCCAAGCCAGGCACCGGAACTTCAGCTGCACTCTCTGCAATTGCGATGCAGAAAAAACAATTGCTAACCAAAATG CATACACAGCCAACAAAAGAGAATGTCGCGCTTGCGcctagcagcagcagcagcagcaaaactgCCGCACAATTAACAACCTCAAAGGCAATGCCAGGAGAACAGCAAGTGCCAACAGCGACCACATCAGTGCCTTCTACCAAGTGTGAAAAACCAGGATCGACTTCAGTCCCAAAGAGCAATAGCACTGATAAAGAAAAGAGTG agacagcaacatcaacaacaaagccTAAGAAGACATGGGCCTTGAGCAATTTTGATATTGGTCGCCAGCTGGGCCGTGGTAAATTTGGTAACGTGTACTTGGCGCGCGAAAAGGAATCCCAATTTGTTGTGGCACTTAAAGTACTGTTCAAGCGTCAAATTGGCGAAACAAATGTGGAGCATCAGGTGCGACGCGAGATCGAGATTCAATCCCATCTAAGACATCCACACATCTTGCGTTTATACGCCTACTTTCATGACGATGCGCGCATTTATTTGATTCTGGAGTATGCGCCACAAGGAACTCTCTTTAGTGCCCTGCAGGCTCAGCCGTTGAAACGTTTCGATGATCGCCAGTCCGCCACCTATATCAAGTCCCTTTGCTCAGCTCTACTCTATTTGCATGAACGGGATATTATACATAGAGATATCAAACCGGAGAATCTGCTATTGGGACACAAGGGTGTTCTTAAAATTGCCGATTTCGGCTGGTCTGTACATGAACCGAACTCGATGCGCATGACACTTTGTGGCACAGTTGATTATCTACCGCCCGAAATGGTGCTAAACAAGCCACATACTAAGAATGTTGACCTATGGAGCTTGGGAGTCCTGTGCTTTGAACTCTTGGTGGGTCATGCGCCGTTCTTTTCGAAAAACTATGAGGAGACATACAAAAAGATACTGAAAGTTGACTACAAGCTGCCGGAACACGTTTCGAAGGCTGCGGCCCATTTGATATCCAAGCTGTTGGTGTTAAATCCTCAGCATCGACTGCCACTGGATCAGGTTATATTACATCCATGGATTGTGGCGCACACACAGTGA
- the LOC117789565 gene encoding arginine/serine-rich protein PNISR, whose amino-acid sequence MFPGGNTNANLGYNKHNQYMAQPPHYLTTPNPGAVPVPGVGNTLRSAAPVMPLNMQGCIDWAQLAQQWIHMRDSTPAAPLANFSMNMPIAPPPPIISNAPEYQQNRPELRQQPPKIQPIYEEHGEAEMDMDMDEEENENIERANHDNKTVPPPPIATLSQWTESSATDASITVAPSDAAGSVSQPWINWQSRSNPTAHIPSLLKLNVCNPNETQHLLQPIQQPQLQQNNNSAVNVASSEIDANKRKMLPAWIREGLEKMEREKQRQLERQQPTTPENELSAINVKQVSSKSLTTPVNLLNISNVASDSEDSIAAPDAEEAIHATSMAQLIGNDVLSKTIGSDDEQDNVEDKHQEESHNPGAVDRHKSTVARAANAEAALSGKNYEERLADLMLVVRRTLTEILLETTNEEIAAIATETLKAHRAKASSAQVIRKSALSSITGNLGLAAYGDSSSESEEDDNPDDIDGSQVEPNVDSTAKETEKSTELTADELKARIRKSKRAFEKVIDDIEERVSLQEQMDEQKLQHHRKLELEQTKAANEQRRPNSGVESPVDEIATATTSASSHEKSQQFNGKRLSRKERTTRFSDNKDGKQSQSYVSQVAAVAAAQSNVMPQKLKPVPNPATNLLQMPESMASMLNAADKALDKAQKTSKKAKTRRRQSSSTSSSSSGDSSSSSSSSDSNSSSNSSKSSTNTNGSSTRSSLAAKKGSSSSSHRRSRGSSSRKQRSETSRERHRKGHSSSRHSYNRHHSSRERERDRDRERDRDRDRHPPHYSSQHNQRKRRHNQRDSSYSGDENGRDYRRSSRHSSSRSHQSSSYGKHRERTRSRSNSRSTHNSYSSTSTTHQQRKRH is encoded by the exons ATGTTTCCCGGTGGCAATACCAACGCCAATCTAGGCTACAATAAACACAATCAATATATGGCGCAACCACCTCATTATCTGACAACTCCAAATCCAGGGGCTGTTCCGGTTCCTGGAGTTGGAAATACACTAAGATCTGCGGCGCCCGTCATGCCACTTAACATGCAGGGCTGCATCGATTGGGCGCAGTTGGCACAGCAATGGATTCACATGCGGGACTCGACGCCAGCAGCGCCTCTTGCTAATTTTAGCATGAACATGCCAATTGCGCCTCCTCCGCCGATTATTAGCAATGCACCAGAATACCAACAAAATCGCCCAGAACTACGACAGCAACCACCCAAAATTCAACCGATTTACGAGGAGCACGGCGAGGCGGAaatggatatggatatggatgaagaggaaaatgaaaatattgaacGAGCAAATCATGATAATAAAACGGTGCCCCCTCCACCCATTGCTACGCTATCCCAATGGACAGAAAGCAGCGCCACCGATGCCTCTATTACAGTTGCACCCAGCGATGCGG ccgGCTCTGTCAGTCAACCGTGGATCAATTGGCAATCGCGTTCCAATCCCACAGCACATATTCCATCGCTATTGAAGCTGAACGTTTGCAATCCCAATGAAACACAGCATCTACTGCAGCCAATACAGCAACCGCAACTACAGCAGAACAATAACAGCGCTGTTAATGTGGCCAGCAGTGAAATTGATGCAAATAAACGTAAAATGTTGCCAGCTTGGATACG GGAAGGCCTAGAGAAGATGGAGCGCGAAAAGCAACGTCAGCTGGAGCGTCAACAGCCTACAACACCGGAAAATGAGTTGTCAGCTATCAATGTTAAGCAAGTATCAAGCAAATCACTAACAACACCTGTTAATCTCTTGAACATTTCGAATGTG GCAAGCGACAGCGAAGATTCAATTGCTGCTCCTGACGCTGAGGAGGCAATTCATGCGACCAGCATGGCTCAGCTAATAGGTAATGATGTATTAAGTAAGACCATTGGCAGTGATGACGAACAGGATAACGTGGAGGATAAACATCAAGAGGAATCGCACAATCCAGGTGCAGTTGATCGACACAAATCTACAGTTGCAAGGGCAGCCAATGCTGAAGCTGCATTAAGTGGTAAAAACTACGAAGAAAGACTTGCAGATTTG ATGCTTGTTGTGCGTCGCACACTAACCGAAATACTGCTGGAAACCACCAATGAAGAGATTGCAGCTATTGCTACTGAAACACTCAAAGCGCATCGCGCTAAAg CGTCATCAGCCCAAGTGATTCGCAAAAGCGCCTTGTCCTCCATTACCGGCAACTTGG GTTTAGCTGCCTATGGCGATTCTTCAAGCGAGAGCGAAGAGGATGACAATCCCGATGACATCGATGGTAGTCAAGTCGAACCAAATGTTGACTCAACTGCCAAGGAAACGGAAAAAAGCACTGAGCTTACCGCGGACGAACTTAAG GCACGCATACGCAAAAGCAAGCGCGCCTTTGAGAAGGTCATTGATGACATTGAGGAGCGTGTGTCGCTGCAGGAACAGATGGATGAGCAAAAGTTGCAGCACCATCGCAAGCTCGAGCTGGAGCAAACTAAGGCTGCCAATGAGCAACGACGTCCAAACTCTGGCGTTGAGTCACCTGTCGATGAAATCGCAACAGCAACGACGTCAGCTAGTTCACATGAAAAGTCGCAGCAGTTTAATG gTAAGCGCCTCAGTCGCAAAGAAAGAACTACGCGCTTCAGCGACAACAAGGACGGCAAACAGTCTCAGAGCTATGTTAGCCAAgtggctgcagttgctgctgcgcaGAGCAACGTGATGCCTCAGAAGCTAAAGCCTGTGCCTAATCCAGCTACCAATTTACTGCAAATGCCCGAATCCATGGCAAGCATGTTAAACGCTGCAGATAAGGCACTGGACAAAGCACAGAAAACATCAAAAAAGGCCAAGACCAGACGTCGACAGTCATCCTCAACATCTTCCTCCAGCAGTGGTGATAGCAGCAGTAGTAGCTcaagcagcgacagcaactcCAGCTCCAACAGTTCCAAGTCCTCCACTAATACCAATGGCAGTAGTACACGTAGCAGTCTCGCTGCCAAAAAAGGCAGCAGCTCCTCCAGCCATCGTCggagcagaggcagcagcagtcgCAAGCAGCGAAGCGAGACAAGTCGCGAAAGGCATCGCAAGGGTCACAGCAGCAGTAGACACTCTTATAATCGTCATCACAGCAGTCGCGAACGTGAACGTGATCGGGACCGAGAACGAGATCGAGATCGCGATCGACATCCCCCTCATTATAGCAGTCAGCATAATCAACGAAAACGTCGCCATAATCAGCGAGATTCTAGTTACTCTGGAGATGAGAATGGCAGAGACTATAGACGCAGCTCTCggcacagcagcagccgcagccaTCAGAGCAGCAGCTATGGCAAACATCGGGAAAGAACTCGATCCCGCTCCAATTCACGCAGCACACACAACTCCTATTCGTCCACATCCACGACACATCAGCAGCGCAAGCggcattga
- the LOC117789566 gene encoding cerebellar degeneration-related protein 2-like, which yields MDGQTCETDVDISQFMLDDLQLAAELGKTLLERNKELEIMLKEHKCKNEEQQREIVHLRKQINAMAEVNDTRLKVYEQLEVGIQDLERSNHRLTLEKSRDKKQIKSLSANIESLEARLEEITQQLEESRQILSAERRKNVKPLQQERYIARTNVEQLSVSKQWSGQDRDIIDLNATPIENSAFAANANSTGVTDVADEGSMSMSEVGNSKEIMQVAAAMKGEDNEELFTLFTDLESIKRDFMAEKQRNCELEEQLVAIIQENQTLQSRIAITSTNEEEMMSMHDEFSLLDDVRQGQMCSRCLRAMEEQEQASNIDGQSSVGPTEGAVEDDERSLLGSEFSAPLANNNSLEAQELLELKNGNKSNPYRDLVEKYEALLEVQRTSNVHKNDQPAKEQQPIEGQAQAQKNIQETCSTADKDSKPARGRTSTEFSEAETSSSGFSEETSNKYTQTDERPGYFLCSISNGEECKLSIYDDVSPIDTHFQSRPEYRELFKEIFGVLKKAADNKEDGDKSKTFDADETQPKIDTITTLTPANDEFSVDFGDDTHSIISSVVSDQSFAMSECVTKLERRTAKKHINECKTQEKGLPQINSSASVAQLNGNGNGLKQIEENGRLLTPVKREPLEFLTVAVGIKKKNRRKNRGLNGNGARVESPLAQPSPLAHPSPPHSARRTRKDFVPIPQEMLATERVVRRPTDRSSTEWNGSPMIIYNRNMSATRPKRTGRVIELNGVEYHPNTVSQEFHKLKRLDLSYAEVLRRADACEHQSQPMRVQRMQQSRWNANKSQSNRR from the coding sequence ATGGACGGGCAAACTTGCGAGACGGACGTGGATATTTCGCAATTCATGCTTGATGATTTGCAGCTGGCAGCGGAGCTGGGAAAAACGCTGCTCGAACGGAACAAGGAATTGGAAATAATGCTGAAGGAGCACAAATGCAAAAACGAAGAACAACAACGCGAAATTGTGCATTTGCGAAAGCAAATCAATGCCATGGCCGAGGTGAATGACACGCGTCTGAAAGTCTACGAACAGCTGGAGGTGGGTATACAGGACCTGGAGCGTAGCAACCATCGATTGACATTGGAAAAGTCACGCGACAAGAAGCAAATCAAATCGCTCTCTGCAAATATTGAGTCATTGGAGGCACGCCTCGAGGAGATCACTCAGCAGCTGGAGGAGTCGCGGCAAATTCTAAGCGCCGAAAGACGCAAAAATGTTAAACCATTGCAGCAGGAACGCTACATTGCCAGAACAAATGTGGAACAGCTTTCCGTATCGAAACAATGGTCCGGCCAGGATCGTGATATCATTGATTtgaatgccacgcccattgaGAATAGCGCCTTTGCGGCAAACGCCAATTCAACGGGTGTCACGGATGTCGCGGATGAGGGATCCATGTCCATGAGTGAAGTTGGCAACTCCAAAGAGATTATgcaagttgctgctgccatgAAGGGTGAGGACAATGAGGAGCTGTTCACTCTCTTCACTGACTTGGAGTCAATAAAACGCGACTTTATGGCTGAGAAGCAACGTAACTGTGAGCTGGAGGAACAACTGGTGGCCATTATACAAGAGAATCAAACGCTTCAAAGCCGAATTGCCATAACAAGCACAAATGAGGAGGAGATGATGTCCATGCACGATGAGTTCTCACTGCTGGATGATGTGAGACAGGGTCAAATGTGTAGCCGTTGCTTGCGTGCCATggaggaacaggaacaggccTCCAACATTGATGGACAATCGTCAGTTGGTCCAACCGAAGGCGCTGTCGAGGACGATGAGCGAAGTCTGCTTGGCAGCGAGTTTAGCGCACCATTGGCCAATAATAATAGTCTTGAGGCACAAGAATTGCTCGAGTTGAAGAATGGCAACAAATCAAATCCCTACCGTGACTTGGTTGAAAAATATGAAGCTTTGTTGGAGGTGCAGCGTACATCAAATGTGCATAAGAACGACCAGCCCGCCAAGGAACAGCAGCCAATTGAGGGACAGGCACAGGCACAGAAGAACATCCAAGAGACTTGCTCAACTGCAGACAAGGATTCGAAACCAGCTCGTGGACGAACGTCAACAGAGTTCTCAGAGGCGGAGACCTCGTCGTCCGGTTTTTCCGAAGAGActagcaataaatatacacaGACAGATGAACGGCCCGGCTACTTTCTGTGCTCCATCAGCAATGGCGAGGAATGCAAATTGAGCATATATGATGATGTCAGTCCAATTGACACGCATTTCCAGAGTCGTCCCGAGTATAGAGAGCTCTTCAAAGAGATTTTTGGTGTGTTGAAAAAGGCCGCCGATAATAAAGAGGATGGTGATAAATCGAAAACATTTGATGCGGATGAGACCCAACCAAAGATCGACACAATTACGACACTTACGCCGGCCAACGATGAGTTCTCTGTGGACTTTGGCGATGATACCCATAGTATTATATCTTCTGTTGTGTCGGATCAGTCGTTTGCCATGTCCGAGTGTGTCACTAAATTGGAGCGCAGAACGGCCAAGAAGCATATCAATGAATGCAAGACTCAAGAGAAGGGGCTCCCTCAAATCAACTCCTCTGCATCCGTCGCACAActcaatggaaatggaaatggccTTAAACAGATCGAGGAGAATGGACGTCTATTGACTCCAGTTAAGCGAGAACCACTCGAATTTCTGACAGTTGCCGTTGGCATTAAGAAGAAGAATCGTCGCAAGAACCGTGGTCTGAATGGCAATGGAGCTCGCGTCGAGTCGCCACTCGCCCAACCATCCCCATTGGCACATCCGTCTCCACCGCACAGTGCACGACGAACACGTAAAGACTTTGTGCCAATCCCCCAAGAAATGCTAGCCACGGAACGCGTTGTCCGCAGGCCAACGGATCGTTCCAGCACCGAATGGAATGGTTCACCAATGATCATTTACAATCGAAACATGAGCGCAACACGGCCTAAACGCACAGGCCGCGTTATCGAGTTGAACGGCGTCGAGTACCATCCAAATACAGTATCGCAAGAGTTCCACAAACTGAAGAGACTCGATCTATCATACGCCGAGGTCTTACGTCGAGCTGATGCCTGCGAGCATCAAAGTCAACCTATGCGCGTGCAACGGATGCAACAATCCCGCTGGAATGCAAACAAAAGTCAAAGCAATCGCCGCTAA
- the LOC117792229 gene encoding zinc finger protein 2 homolog, with protein MNVDESEIPTAYNGCISFNAQTCRVCLESHETTLCLRDEIEYNDLNVELWQLLETVSNVKCTWNEPNLPTKLCQNCTRRLLSAYEFIREVERSQQTLQELCSSLEQDQSVRLMSVVDVNADEDENLPQNEELPDAGELSPIEEELAQVEEQFMQLEECESIIELQEVELSPSEEPATQAENDNELDVGTTHLEEEPSEFVNQLEQDESDAEINYDADLSEERPSQLGQRLTHSQSFTYKCANCPRIFAKNKSLVRHYAAAHSQSADVAAQELAKEHSSSGALICEHCPRIFKRQDTLRRHMLAFHPEVLAASGYKEEESIATAPKRAAKRRECPHCGISFPVSSLTIHIRRHTGENPYKCDQCEKAFPRSQDLSLHKRQHTGERPSECKICAKKFISQNKLARHMRLHTGQRPYACDRCDKSFVQSNDLKIHMRRHTGERPYTCGVCGKSFVCGSLLNIHRNQKRHYETVKLRDDDGHPDPYENSRVNKRRAEDIERMRLKRENEALPINLRPYNCGVCGDNFKSGALLTIHRNKMSHYEMGKVDYGDPYEQKYKQQLPPKTDQNEV; from the exons ATGAACGTAGATGAAAGCGAGATTCCAACCGCATACAATGGCTGTATTAGTTTTAATGCTCAAACGTGTCGTGTTTGTCTGGAATCTCACGAGACCACACTGTGCCTTCGCGATGAAATTGAGTACAATGATCTGAATGTGGAATTGTGGCAGTTGCTGGAGACTGTGTCCAATGTGAAG TGCACATGGAATGAGCCAAATCTGCCCACAAAGCTGTGTCAGAACTGCACACGACGTCTTCTCAGCGCCTATGAGTTTATACGCGAAGTTGAAAGGTCCCAGCAAACGCTACAGGAATTATGCAGCAGCCTGGAGCAGGATCAATCAGTCAGGCTCATGTCCGTGGTGGATGTGAACGCAGATGAGGACGAAAACTTGCCACAAAATGAAGAATTACCCGACGCTGGAGAATTATCACCCATCGAAGAAGAATTAGCACAAGTTGAAGAACAATTTATGCAGTTGGAAGAATGCGAATCCATCATTGAGTTACAAGAGGTAGAGCTCTCGCCGTCCGAGGAACCGGCTACACAAGCTGAGAACGACAATGAGCTAGATGTTGGAACCACACATTTAGAGGAGGAACCCAGCGAATTCGTAAACCAACTGGAGCAGGACGAATCCGATGCAGAAATAAACTATGATGCTGATCTATCAGAGGAGCGTCCATCGCAACTAGGACAGCGACTGACGCACTCACAAAGCTTTACGTACAAATGTGCCAATTGTCCACGAATTTTTGCGAAAAACAAATCTCTGGTGCGGCATTATGCTGCAGCACATAGCCAATCGGCAGATGTAGCGGCTCAGGAGCTGGCAAAAgagcacagcagcagcggagCACTGATCTGCGAGCACTGTCCGCGCATCTTTAAGCGACAGGACACACTGCGTCGACACATGCTTGCGTTTCACCCCGAGGTATTGGCAGCTAGCGGGTATAAAGAAGAGGAATCAATTGCCACAGCGCCAAAACGAGCTGCCAAGCGACGAGAATGTCCCCATTGTGGCATTAGTTTTCCCGTCTCCAGCCTAACGATACACATACGTCGTCACACCGGCGAAAATCCGTACAAGTGCGATCAATGCGAGAAGGCATTTCCCCGCAGCCAAGATCTCAGTCTGCACAAGCGCCAGCACACTGGAGAGCGTCCAAGTGAATGCAAGATATGCGCCAAGAAATTCATCTCACAGAACAAACTGGCGCGTCACATGCGATTACATACTGGTCAGCGTCCCTATGCCTGCGACAGGTGTGACAAGAGTTTTGTGCAATCCAATGATCTTAAGATTCATATGCGTCGGCACACAGGCGAGCGACCGTACACATGTGGCGTCTGTGGTAAAAGTTTTGTTTGCGGCTCACTCCTGAATATCCATCGCAATCAGAAGCGACACTATGAGACTGTGAAGCTACGCGATGACGATGGTCATCCCGATCCCTACGAAAATAGTCGAGTTAACAAGCGACGTGCTGAGGATATTGAACGTATGCGACTAAAGCGCGAGAATGAGGCGCTTCCAATTAATCTGCGGCCGTACAACTGTGGAGTCTGTGGGGATAACTTCAAGAGCGGCGCCCTCCTCACAATTCATCGCAATAAGATGTCTCATTATGAGATGGGCAAAGTGGACTATGGCGATCCATATGAGCAGAAATACAAACAGCAACTTCCCCCCAAAACAGATCAAAATGAGGTTTAG
- the LOC117791116 gene encoding ATPase family AAA domain-containing protein 3A homolog — translation MSWLLGRNRQQPAADFGGADGADNPEGKTAGERGGDTQLTKAERKAMEAYRFDSSALERAADAAKTLERSKHAREALELSKMQESTRQQEYNTKVKEYEAHIEQAKVEQKRIDHEERRKTLIEETKQQQQRAQYQDQLSRKRYEDQLVQQQRVQEDNLRKQEESVQRQEAMRRQTIEHEIEMKEKNRLKLLEHELRAKARVDRENRDINLEKIRLKAEEHRTTVLEGIRTAGSVIGAGAEAMLTDWDKVLTAAGGLSLLALGVYSAKGATGVVSRYIEARIGKPTLVGETSRFAFLDALKHPVNYIKRLRAKPADALQGVVLNPKLEERLRDIAIATKNTRINRGLYRNVLMHGPPGTGKTMFAKKLAEHSGMDFAIMTGGDVAPMGKEGVTAIHKVFDWSNTSRRGLLLFVDEADAFLRKRSSEKISEDLRAALNAFLYRTSEQNPKFMLVLASNTPEQFDYAINDRLDEMVEFTLPGLEERERLLRLYFDKYVLQPAASGAKRFKLDTFDYGETCSKMAQLCEGMSGREISKLGVAWQAAVYASEDGLLTEKMVLDRCNDAAQQHKQKMAWLSEHERSDHKSITGSEAAKPPLTLSSYKL, via the exons ATGTCTTGGTTATTAGGTAGAAATCGTCAGCAGCCAGCAGCGGACTTTGGTGGTGCCGATGGAGCTGATAATCCAGAGGGCAAAACTGCCGGCGAGCGTGGAGGTGACACGCAACTTACAAAGGCCGAGCGCAAGGCTATGGAGGCATATAGGTTTGATTCCTCAGCGCTGGAACGTGCCGCGGATGCTGCCAAAACGCTGGAACGGTCAA AACATGCGCGAGAAGCACTGGAGTTGTCCAAGATGCAGGAGAGCACTAGGCAGCAGGAGTACAATACCAAGGTCAAGGAATATGAGGCGCACATCGAGCAGGCAAAGGTGGAGCAGAAGCGTATCGATCATGAGGAGCGACGCAAGACGCTTATCGAAGAGaccaaacagcagcaacagcgtgCCCAATATCAGGATCAATTATCGCGCAAACGTTATGAGGATCAGCTCGTACAACAGCAGCGAGTCCAGGAGGACAATCTACGCAAGCAGGAGGAGAGTGTGCAGCGTCAGGAGGCAATGCGTCGTCAAACCATTGagcatgaaattgaaatgaaggAGAAGAACCGTCTTAAGCTACTGGAGCATGAGCTGCGCGCTAAGGCTCGTGTGGATCGCGAGAATCGTGACATTAATCTGGAGAAGATTCGTCTGAAAGCAGAGGAGCATCGTACCACAGTCCTCGAGGGTATACG CACTGCTGGTTCCGTGATTGGTGCCGGTGCCGAAGCCATGTTGACCGATTGGGATAAGGTGCTGACTGCTGCCGGTGGCTTGTCGCTGCTTGCCTTGGGCGTGTACAGTGCTAAGGGTGCAACTGGTGTTGTTTCACGTTACATTGAGGCGCGGATCGGTAAGCCCACGCTTGTGGGTGAAACATCACGTTTTGCTTTCCTTGATGCCCTCAAGCATCCGGTCAACTACATCAAACGCTTGCGTGCCAAGCCCGCTGATGCCCTTCAGGGTGTAGTGCTGAATCCCAAGCTGGAGGAGCGACTGCGTgacattgcaattgcaacgaAAAATACGCGCATCAATCGCGGTTTATATCGCAATGTGTTGATGCATGGACCGCCCGGAACGGGTAAGACCATGTTTGCTAAAAAGCTGGCCGAGCATTCTGGTATGGATTTTGCCATCATGACCGGTGGTGATGTCGCGCCCATGGGCAAAGAGGGCGTTACGGCCATACATAAGGTGTTCGATTGGTCAAACACCTCAAGACGCGGTCTGTTGCTGTTCGTTGACGAGGCGGACGCCTTTTTGCGTAAGCGTTCATCGGAAAAGATATCGGAGGATTTGCGTGCTGCGCTTAATGCTTTCCTGTATAGGACATCGGAACAGAATCCCAAATTCATGCTTGTGCTGGCGTCGAATACGCCCGAACAATTTGATTATGCCATCAATGATCGTCTCGATGAGATGGTGGAGTTCACTTTGCCCGGTCTTGAGGAACGTGAGCGTCTACTCCGTTTGTACTTTGATAAATACGTGCTGCAGCCTGCGGCATCCGGGGCCaa GCGATTTAAACTGGACACCTTCGACTATGGCGAGACGTGCTCCAAAATGGCACAGCTATGCGAGGGCATGTCGGGTCGTGAAATATCCAAATTGGGCGTGGCATGGCAAGCTGCTGTTTACGCTTCCGAAGATGGTTTGTTAACTGAAAAAATGGTACTAGACAGATGTAATGATGCTGCCCAGCAGCACAAACAGAAG ATGGCCTGGTTATCAGAGCATGAGCGTTCCGACCACAAATCTATAACCGGCTCGGAAGCCGCTAAACCACCGCTAACGCTCAGTTCTTATAAACTGTGA